AACCACGAGAACAGCCGGTACGATATGGAGATCCGACGCATCGGACATGCCCCCTCTTCGTTAGAATATTTTATAGTTGGCGAATTTGTAAGCGAGACGGTACGAGATGACGATCAGCACCAACGCGACGAAGGATTTGAACAGGCCGACGGCCGTCCCGAAGCTCATCTCGCCGTTCAGAATCGCCATGCGGTACACGAACGTGTCGATAATGTCGCCCTTCGAATAAACGAGCGGATTGTACAGGTTGAAAATTTGGTCGAAGCCCGCGTTCAAGATGTTGCCGAGCGATAATGTGCCGAGCACGATCGTAATCGGTATGAGGGCGGGTATCGTAATGTGCACCGTCTGCTTCCACCGGTTCGCGCCGTCGACTTCCGCGGCTTCATAGAGGGAAGGATTGATGCCGGCGAGCGAAGCGAGGAAGACGATCGTGCCGAAGCCGAATTCCTTCCAGACGTCGCTGAGCACGACCGTGACGCGGAACCAGTCGCCGTTGCCGAGGAAGAAGATCGGCTCGATGCCGACCGCCGTCAGCGCCTTGTTCACCAAGCCGGCTTCGGGAGAGAGCATATCGAGCAAGATCCCGCCGAGGATGACCCAAGACAGGAAGTGCGGCAAATACACGAGCGTCTGCACGGCGCGCTTGAACCCGAGGACGCGGATTTCGTTCAGCAGCAGCGCGAACAGGAACGGAGCGAACAGCTGGAAGACGATCTTCAAGGAAGCGATGATCAGCGTGTTCCAGATGACTTGAATGCTGTCCGGTCGCTCGAACATGTACCGGAAGTGGTCCCAGCCGACCCAAGGAGAACCCGTGAAGCCGAGCCAAGGCTTAAAGTCCTGGAACGCCATGACGATCCCGGCCATCGGCAAGTAGGCGAAGACGATCGTAAAGACGATGCCGGGAACCAGCATCAGATGCAGCGGCCACGTTTTGCGGAAGTTCCAACGCAGCTTGGGGCCTCTCGTTCGAATGTGCATAGCGGTATCGACTCCTCGCGAAGAATGACCGGTCCTTTTTTCCGCGCGAACCGGCGGTTGTATCCTGGATCGGTTACAGTTATATTGTAGAGGGAAACCGCTTTCATTTCGACGTGAAAATGTAAAGACCGATATAACTTTGTTAACCGATTGATCGCGGAAGGGGAGAATGGCCGTGGTTCGAAACCGATTGACCACGTACGCGAAGCTCGTCATCTTGATCTTTGCCTTGTTGGTCCCGATCTCCGTTCTGTACACGTACTCCAACGATACGACGTCGGGGGTCGTGAGGGAGGAAATTTTCGAATCGAATCGGAAGCAGCTCGTCTTCCTCGCCAGC
The nucleotide sequence above comes from Paenibacillus antri. Encoded proteins:
- a CDS encoding ABC transporter permease, with product MHIRTRGPKLRWNFRKTWPLHLMLVPGIVFTIVFAYLPMAGIVMAFQDFKPWLGFTGSPWVGWDHFRYMFERPDSIQVIWNTLIIASLKIVFQLFAPFLFALLLNEIRVLGFKRAVQTLVYLPHFLSWVILGGILLDMLSPEAGLVNKALTAVGIEPIFFLGNGDWFRVTVVLSDVWKEFGFGTIVFLASLAGINPSLYEAAEVDGANRWKQTVHITIPALIPITIVLGTLSLGNILNAGFDQIFNLYNPLVYSKGDIIDTFVYRMAILNGEMSFGTAVGLFKSFVALVLIVISYRLAYKFANYKIF